A window of the Dyadobacter pollutisoli genome harbors these coding sequences:
- the truA gene encoding tRNA pseudouridine(38-40) synthase TruA, producing the protein MRYFLEFSYKGTAYNGWQKQNNALGVQQVLEEALAKVLRVPIELTGSSRTDTGVHAEQQFAHFDLQDGIQDYELLIYKLNGLIPRDIAVRNIIPVPDDVNSRFAATHRKYEYRITKRKSPFLIDTAFLLRAKLDITAMNEAAALLLKYNDFESFSKIHTQVNNFRCTITEAVWKDSEDLLVFHIQANRFLRGMVRALVGTLLDVGKGKKTITDFEQIILSKNRKVAGVQAPAEGLFLVKVGYPESLISPV; encoded by the coding sequence ATGCGCTATTTTCTGGAATTCAGTTACAAAGGGACGGCCTACAATGGCTGGCAAAAACAAAACAATGCTCTGGGCGTTCAGCAGGTGCTGGAAGAAGCATTGGCCAAGGTGCTCAGAGTGCCTATTGAACTGACTGGCAGCAGCAGGACCGACACCGGCGTACATGCAGAACAACAATTCGCGCATTTTGATTTACAAGACGGGATTCAGGATTATGAATTGCTGATTTACAAACTAAATGGGCTGATTCCAAGGGATATCGCTGTCAGGAACATTATCCCGGTTCCGGACGATGTTAACTCTCGGTTTGCGGCAACTCATCGCAAATACGAATATCGGATCACCAAAAGAAAGAGCCCTTTTTTGATCGATACGGCTTTTTTGTTACGGGCCAAACTGGACATTACCGCCATGAATGAGGCAGCGGCTTTATTGTTAAAGTACAATGACTTCGAAAGTTTCAGTAAGATCCATACCCAGGTTAATAACTTCCGTTGCACCATTACCGAGGCGGTTTGGAAAGACTCGGAAGATCTGCTGGTTTTTCACATTCAGGCTAATCGTTTCCTGCGGGGAATGGTCCGGGCACTAGTAGGTACATTGCTGGACGTAGGAAAAGGAAAAAAAACAATCACAGATTTCGAGCAGATCATTTTATCAAAAAACAGAAAAGTAGCAGGCGTACAAGCTCCGGCGGAAGGTCTTTTTCTCGTAAAAGTCGGTTATCCTGAGTCGCTGATCAGTCCTGTTTAA
- a CDS encoding FUSC family protein produces the protein MNYLDEFKKFISSHYLSTGVRLTLGAVIPSLIFQRFGVLSEFIAFPLGTLLIGGTDNPGPYHRRRNSLLIAIATCFVVACITGYLRHIHFVIFIEIIVFGMFFSLAGVYGNRVNSIGLISLLVFVFNIDDHLSGDMVLRTAAIFATGGIWYFILFMVLEKLLPYKLIQQLLGENFAELGKLLSIKAGYYFANPDYDELFNRMIHQQVILRENHENLREILFKTREIVSESTNKSRVLMLMFLDSIDLFERILNSQQNYTNLHRAFDHTKVLRLFGTYITWLAAEIQQIGLAVQSGFPSTPKHDLDEAFNKCQQAFERMREYKMTHDNMEDFIMLRQILNSLQDVTERVKKLHRATSYDADVSKGYTLTVETENFIPKQEYHPRILLDNLSLKSSHFRHAVRVTIGLLVGYIASLFFELGHGYWILLTIAVILKPAFSITKQRNLHRIGGTILGVVTGFLFLYLINDNTVLFILMMLAMILAYSFLKTNYFVASTSITLYVILSFNFLNPQHITAVLQDRVTDTVIGSVIAYLISSYVLPVWEHTQINQYIKDALNANRRYFDIVAAKFTGKDLDINQLKLLRKDAIIAMANLSDNFQKMLSEPKRQQLNMEEYHQFVATSHMLTSYIASLSTYAQGLEYSQFSVEFEMMIRQIDRQLVAATDVIEGKTGNSFEITRESLPQNQRLIELLIKRKKEIKEMGIEKADQSPARKMLSDLKTINGLFELISTITIDEIKILQKIKAVKI, from the coding sequence ATGAATTACCTCGACGAGTTTAAGAAATTTATTTCCAGTCATTATCTATCAACCGGTGTCAGATTAACCCTGGGAGCTGTCATTCCCAGCCTTATTTTTCAACGTTTTGGTGTCCTGAGTGAGTTCATAGCATTTCCACTAGGCACACTACTGATCGGCGGCACCGATAATCCCGGCCCGTACCACAGGCGTCGAAATTCCCTTCTTATTGCTATCGCCACATGCTTCGTTGTCGCCTGCATTACCGGCTATCTCCGGCATATCCATTTCGTCATTTTCATTGAGATCATTGTCTTCGGGATGTTCTTTTCCCTGGCAGGCGTTTATGGTAACCGTGTGAACAGCATTGGCCTTATTTCGCTACTGGTTTTTGTTTTTAATATCGATGATCACCTTAGTGGCGACATGGTATTGCGCACCGCAGCCATATTTGCGACCGGCGGGATCTGGTACTTTATACTTTTCATGGTGCTGGAAAAGCTGCTGCCCTATAAGCTCATCCAGCAGCTTTTGGGTGAAAATTTCGCTGAACTGGGTAAGCTGTTGTCTATCAAGGCAGGCTACTATTTCGCCAATCCTGACTATGATGAGCTGTTCAACCGCATGATCCATCAGCAGGTCATATTGCGGGAAAATCATGAAAATCTCCGTGAAATCCTTTTCAAAACACGGGAAATTGTCTCGGAATCCACCAACAAAAGCCGCGTGCTGATGCTGATGTTCCTGGACAGCATTGATCTTTTTGAAAGAATCCTGAATTCTCAGCAGAACTACACGAACCTGCACCGCGCATTTGACCATACCAAGGTTTTAAGGCTTTTTGGAACTTACATTACCTGGCTGGCGGCAGAAATCCAGCAGATCGGACTGGCTGTTCAAAGTGGCTTCCCTTCCACGCCGAAACATGATCTGGACGAGGCTTTTAACAAATGCCAGCAGGCGTTTGAAAGGATGCGGGAATACAAAATGACGCATGACAATATGGAAGATTTTATCATGCTGCGTCAGATACTCAATAGTTTGCAGGACGTGACCGAGCGTGTCAAAAAGCTGCATCGTGCGACTTCTTACGATGCCGATGTCAGCAAAGGCTACACACTGACGGTTGAAACTGAAAACTTTATCCCCAAACAGGAATACCACCCACGAATCCTGCTCGACAACCTGTCGCTGAAATCCAGTCATTTCCGGCATGCGGTGCGTGTCACGATCGGGCTGCTGGTCGGTTACATTGCCTCGCTGTTTTTTGAGCTTGGTCACGGCTACTGGATCCTTCTGACCATTGCTGTGATCCTGAAACCCGCATTCAGCATTACCAAGCAGCGCAACCTGCACAGGATCGGAGGAACGATTCTCGGCGTAGTCACCGGTTTTCTTTTCCTCTACCTAATCAATGATAACACTGTGCTGTTTATCCTGATGATGCTGGCAATGATCCTGGCTTATAGTTTTTTAAAAACCAATTACTTCGTTGCGTCCACATCGATCACCTTATATGTGATCCTTTCCTTCAATTTTCTGAACCCGCAGCACATTACCGCGGTTTTACAGGATAGGGTCACGGACACGGTCATCGGATCGGTGATTGCGTACCTGATCTCTTCCTATGTACTACCGGTGTGGGAACATACTCAGATCAATCAGTACATTAAGGACGCATTGAATGCAAACCGCAGATATTTCGATATTGTAGCTGCGAAATTCACTGGTAAAGACCTGGACATTAACCAATTGAAACTATTGCGTAAAGATGCGATCATTGCAATGGCCAACCTGTCCGACAACTTTCAGAAAATGCTGTCGGAACCGAAACGCCAGCAGCTGAATATGGAGGAATATCATCAGTTTGTAGCTACGAGCCATATGCTGACCTCCTACATTGCTTCGCTTTCGACTTATGCGCAGGGACTTGAATATTCTCAGTTTTCAGTAGAATTTGAGATGATGATCCGGCAGATAGACAGGCAGCTAGTGGCTGCAACCGATGTTATCGAGGGAAAAACAGGTAACAGTTTTGAAATTACCCGTGAATCCTTGCCACAAAACCAACGCCTCATTGAGTTGTTGATCAAGAGAAAAAAAGAGATCAAAGAAATGGGAATCGAAAAAGCAGACCAGTCCCCGGCAAGGAAAATGCTTTCCGACCTGAAAACGATCAATGGCCTTTTTGAGCTCATCAGCACCATTACCATTGATGAGATCAAAATTTTACAAAAAATAAAAGCAGTAAAAATTTAA
- a CDS encoding aldehyde dehydrogenase (NADP(+)): protein MAIQGKNYIGYSLSAQNQRIFQSYVPITDSFLPEKFHAATLQEVEKTMELAEKASGEYALVPASKRADFLIAITEEILALGDELLERATLETGLPIARLQGERARTINQLTQFADLLREGSWVDATIDTALPDRTPVPKPDIRKMLVPIGPVIVFGSSNFPFAYSVAGVDSGPALAAGNPLIVKAHAAHPGVSDLTAQAVVKAAQRTGMPEGVFSMLYDDGFEVGTALVKHPAAKAVGFTGSFKGGMALYKLAQEREEPISVFAEMGSVNPIVILPEYLKSHAAEFGKTLAGSVSLGAGQFCTNPGLVFVTETEGLDLFEASYQTEILNTASSTMLTAGICKNYYKLRDHAFAQDNVTQLAVSENISAGENQAQPSIGRVSGKDFIANPKLHEEVFGPFSLLIVCKDTAELLEAVSQLKGQLTSSLMAVENEVGSYPAIVQHLGKISGRFIMNGVPTGVEVCPSMHHGGPFPATADARFTSVGRHSILRFVRPRAYQGWPDSLLPDALKNANPLNILRLVNNETTARPI from the coding sequence ATGGCTATTCAAGGTAAAAACTACATAGGCTATTCTCTTTCAGCCCAAAACCAACGTATTTTTCAATCATACGTTCCGATAACGGATTCATTTCTACCGGAGAAATTCCATGCGGCTACTTTACAGGAAGTTGAAAAAACAATGGAGCTTGCCGAAAAAGCCTCTGGTGAATATGCACTTGTTCCTGCTTCCAAACGCGCCGATTTCTTGATAGCCATTACCGAAGAGATTCTCGCATTAGGCGACGAATTATTGGAACGGGCCACCCTCGAAACTGGCCTGCCGATTGCCAGGCTACAAGGCGAAAGAGCACGAACAATTAACCAGCTGACCCAGTTTGCCGACCTCCTTCGGGAAGGTTCATGGGTGGACGCCACCATTGATACTGCGTTACCTGATCGTACCCCGGTTCCAAAGCCGGACATTAGAAAAATGCTGGTGCCGATTGGCCCGGTCATCGTTTTTGGTTCGAGCAATTTTCCGTTTGCATATTCAGTCGCCGGAGTGGATTCAGGGCCTGCGCTTGCGGCCGGGAATCCGCTTATCGTCAAAGCGCACGCGGCACATCCGGGCGTGAGTGACCTTACTGCGCAGGCGGTCGTGAAGGCTGCGCAACGCACAGGTATGCCCGAGGGTGTATTTTCAATGCTTTATGATGATGGTTTTGAAGTAGGCACAGCATTGGTGAAGCATCCAGCGGCCAAGGCGGTTGGGTTTACCGGCTCATTCAAAGGCGGAATGGCTCTTTATAAATTGGCTCAGGAGCGTGAAGAACCTATTTCAGTCTTTGCGGAAATGGGCAGTGTCAATCCGATCGTTATTTTGCCGGAATATCTCAAAAGCCATGCTGCCGAATTTGGGAAAACATTGGCTGGGTCTGTTAGCCTGGGAGCGGGGCAATTTTGTACCAATCCTGGCTTAGTGTTTGTGACTGAAACGGAAGGCTTGGATCTTTTCGAAGCTTCGTATCAAACAGAAATATTAAACACTGCCTCTTCGACCATGCTGACGGCTGGTATATGCAAAAATTACTACAAACTGAGAGACCACGCTTTTGCCCAGGATAATGTGACTCAGCTGGCAGTTTCAGAAAATATATCGGCGGGAGAAAATCAGGCACAACCTTCCATCGGACGCGTTTCCGGGAAGGATTTTATTGCAAACCCAAAATTGCACGAAGAAGTATTCGGGCCATTTTCTTTGCTCATTGTTTGCAAGGATACTGCCGAGCTTCTCGAAGCGGTTTCTCAGCTAAAAGGCCAGCTCACGTCATCGCTTATGGCAGTAGAAAATGAAGTGGGCTCCTACCCTGCCATTGTTCAGCATCTGGGCAAGATATCGGGAAGGTTTATTATGAACGGAGTACCTACCGGGGTGGAAGTGTGCCCCTCCATGCATCACGGCGGGCCATTTCCTGCCACTGCTGATGCCCGTTTTACCTCAGTCGGTCGGCATTCTATATTGAGATTTGTCCGTCCCCGGGCTTACCAGGGTTGGCCAGACTCTTTATTGCCGGATGCACTGAAAAATGCAAATCCTTTGAACATTCTCCGTTTGGTGAATAATGAAACCACGGCCCGTCCTATTTAA
- a CDS encoding glutamine--tRNA ligase/YqeY domain fusion protein, which produces MITEEKKEEKSLNFIEEIVEADLQSGKYTQIITRFPPEPNGYLHIGHASSICLNFGLTKKFPGYTNLRFDDTNPVTEDTEYVESIKNDIRWMGFEWEHELYASDYFDTLYDFAIQLISKGLAYVDDSTSEEIAALKGTPTEPGKDSPFRSRTVEENLALFEQMKSGAFPDGSRTLRAKIDMAHINMLMRDPILYRIKHAHHHRTGNKWCIYPMYDFAHGQSDSIETVTHSICTLEFAPHRELYDWIIATLEIYPSHQYEFARRNLNYTVTSKRKLLQLVQENHVNGWDDPRMPTISGLRRRGYTPESIRDFCDRIGVARRENMIDVGLLEFCVREDLNRKALRRMVVLDPLKVVITNFPEGVTEMCHSENNPEDIATGVREIPFTRELYIEKEDFMEVPTKKYFRLAPGKMVRLKGAYIIQCDDFVKDENGEITEVRCTYIENSKSGQDTTGIHVKGTLHWVSASHALKVEVRLYDRLFSVEDVSSEEGDFKDYINPNSLDVITGYAEPALQEANEGESFQFLRKGYFAKDPDSSSDKLVFNRTVTLRDNWAKAGGN; this is translated from the coding sequence ATGATTACGGAAGAGAAAAAAGAAGAGAAAAGCCTGAATTTTATTGAGGAGATCGTGGAAGCAGATTTGCAATCAGGAAAATATACTCAAATCATTACGCGCTTTCCACCTGAGCCAAATGGTTACCTGCATATTGGGCATGCGTCAAGCATTTGCCTGAATTTCGGTCTGACCAAGAAGTTTCCGGGCTATACCAATCTGCGTTTTGACGATACTAACCCGGTTACCGAGGATACTGAATATGTAGAAAGCATTAAAAACGACATTCGTTGGATGGGTTTCGAATGGGAACACGAACTGTATGCTTCCGACTACTTCGATACGCTCTACGATTTCGCCATTCAACTTATTTCCAAAGGCTTAGCTTATGTGGATGACTCTACATCAGAAGAAATCGCCGCATTGAAAGGCACTCCTACCGAACCAGGCAAAGACAGTCCCTTCCGTAGTCGCACGGTTGAAGAAAATCTTGCACTTTTTGAACAAATGAAAAGTGGTGCATTTCCGGATGGAAGCCGCACACTTCGCGCCAAAATTGACATGGCGCATATCAATATGCTGATGCGCGACCCCATCCTTTACCGGATCAAGCACGCGCATCACCACCGTACCGGCAACAAATGGTGCATTTACCCGATGTACGACTTCGCGCACGGACAAAGCGACTCCATTGAAACGGTGACCCACTCCATTTGCACATTGGAATTTGCGCCGCATCGCGAACTCTACGACTGGATCATTGCGACACTTGAAATATATCCGTCACACCAGTATGAATTTGCCCGCCGCAATCTTAATTACACGGTGACCAGCAAAAGAAAACTGCTGCAACTGGTTCAGGAGAATCATGTGAATGGCTGGGACGATCCGAGAATGCCGACGATCAGTGGTTTGAGGAGAAGAGGCTACACGCCCGAAAGCATCCGTGATTTCTGTGACAGGATTGGCGTGGCGCGTCGTGAAAATATGATCGACGTTGGTCTGCTGGAATTCTGTGTCCGTGAGGATCTGAACAGAAAGGCACTGAGAAGAATGGTCGTACTGGATCCATTGAAGGTAGTTATTACGAACTTCCCGGAAGGAGTGACCGAGATGTGTCACAGCGAAAACAATCCCGAAGACATTGCTACCGGTGTTCGTGAGATTCCATTTACAAGAGAATTGTATATTGAAAAAGAGGATTTTATGGAGGTGCCGACCAAGAAATATTTCAGGCTGGCGCCAGGTAAAATGGTGCGATTGAAAGGTGCTTACATCATTCAATGTGATGATTTTGTGAAAGACGAAAACGGCGAAATCACCGAAGTTCGCTGTACTTACATTGAAAACAGCAAAAGTGGGCAAGATACTACCGGCATTCATGTGAAGGGAACATTGCACTGGGTTTCGGCCTCGCACGCCCTGAAAGTGGAAGTGAGATTGTACGACCGCCTTTTCTCCGTGGAAGATGTATCGTCCGAGGAAGGGGATTTCAAAGATTATATCAATCCCAATTCATTGGATGTGATCACCGGCTACGCGGAACCTGCATTGCAGGAAGCCAACGAAGGCGAATCGTTCCAGTTCCTGCGCAAAGGTTATTTCGCAAAAGACCCTGATAGCAGCTCGGATAAGCTTGTATTCAACAGAACCGTAACTTTAAGAGATAACTGGGCAAAAGCTGGCGGGAATTAG
- a CDS encoding YwbE family protein, producing MTILSGTERKNITPGLSVAIVLKKDQRSGTLTHGIVKDILTSAPKHTHGIKVRLQNGEVGRVKVIKETNS from the coding sequence ATGACTATATTATCCGGCACGGAAAGGAAGAATATTACACCAGGGCTTTCGGTCGCCATTGTTTTGAAAAAAGACCAGCGCAGCGGCACACTCACCCACGGTATTGTCAAAGATATTCTTACCAGCGCCCCGAAACATACGCACGGCATCAAAGTAAGGCTCCAAAACGGCGAAGTTGGCCGCGTTAAAGTCATCAAAGAAACCAATTCTTAA
- the namA gene encoding NADPH dehydrogenase NamA, which yields MASQLFTPFTLKSITLKNRLVVSPMCQYSSVDGFANDWHLVHLGSRAVGGAGLLITEATAVSPEGRISPQDLGIWKDEHIEKLKQITDFISAQGAVAGVQLAHAGRKASTYPAWKGRGHVPAEEGGWKAVSASAIAFSEKDDVPSALDLEGIRKVIEDFKLAAVRALQAGFKVIEVHAAHGYLVHQFLSPLSNERIDDYGGSFENRIRLLLEIIDAIHSVWPADLPLFVRISATDWAENGWDAEQSVRLAEILQTKDVALIDVSSGGLVSYAKIPIGPSYQVPFSAKIKKETGSLTGTVGLITTSQQAEDILKNGEADLIIMAREMLRDPYFPLHAAHQLGEDIVWPIQYDRAKPAL from the coding sequence ATGGCCTCCCAATTGTTCACGCCGTTTACATTAAAAAGTATCACCCTGAAAAACAGGCTGGTCGTCTCTCCTATGTGCCAATATTCGTCCGTTGACGGGTTTGCCAACGATTGGCATCTGGTCCATCTGGGAAGTCGGGCCGTCGGCGGCGCAGGATTGCTGATCACCGAAGCCACCGCAGTATCTCCCGAAGGAAGGATATCCCCACAGGACCTGGGTATATGGAAGGACGAACACATTGAAAAGCTGAAACAGATCACTGACTTCATATCCGCGCAGGGCGCAGTTGCAGGTGTCCAGCTGGCACATGCCGGGCGTAAAGCCAGTACCTACCCCGCCTGGAAAGGTCGCGGACATGTTCCGGCAGAAGAAGGCGGCTGGAAAGCGGTCAGCGCTTCGGCTATTGCGTTTTCGGAAAAGGATGACGTACCGTCGGCACTCGATCTGGAAGGCATTCGCAAAGTTATCGAAGATTTCAAACTCGCGGCGGTAAGGGCATTGCAGGCTGGTTTTAAGGTTATTGAAGTCCATGCTGCCCATGGTTACCTGGTTCACCAGTTTTTATCACCGCTCAGCAATGAGCGTATCGATGACTATGGAGGGAGCTTTGAAAACCGTATCCGGCTCTTACTGGAAATCATAGATGCCATTCATTCCGTGTGGCCCGCAGACCTGCCACTTTTCGTGAGGATATCTGCGACTGACTGGGCCGAAAACGGCTGGGATGCTGAGCAGTCTGTCCGGCTTGCTGAAATACTCCAAACCAAGGACGTTGCGCTCATTGACGTGTCTTCGGGGGGGTTGGTTTCTTATGCCAAAATTCCGATCGGGCCGTCTTATCAAGTTCCATTTTCGGCAAAAATTAAAAAGGAAACCGGATCATTAACCGGCACGGTTGGACTGATCACTACCTCTCAGCAAGCAGAAGATATTCTTAAAAACGGAGAGGCTGACCTGATCATTATGGCACGCGAAATGCTCCGTGATCCCTATTTCCCTCTTCATGCAGCGCACCAACTAGGCGAGGATATCGTGTGGCCGATCCAGTATGATCGTGCCAAACCTGCATTGTAA
- a CDS encoding type II toxin-antitoxin system RelE/ParE family toxin, with amino-acid sequence MIISIRHKGLLYFYEEGNGSKLPPSYLRKITRILDQLEALSSVDDVKQMGSGIHKLSGDLEQFWSVKISPNFWIIFRFQDGDVYDVDYIDYH; translated from the coding sequence ATGATCATATCCATCCGGCACAAAGGGCTGCTTTACTTTTATGAAGAAGGTAATGGTTCGAAATTGCCGCCATCGTATTTGAGGAAAATTACGAGGATTTTGGATCAATTGGAAGCTTTGTCATCGGTGGACGACGTAAAGCAAATGGGTTCAGGAATACATAAATTATCCGGAGATTTGGAACAGTTTTGGTCTGTGAAAATTTCGCCAAATTTCTGGATTATATTTCGCTTCCAAGATGGAGATGTTTACGATGTCGATTACATAGATTATCATTGA
- a CDS encoding HigA family addiction module antitoxin — translation MIKRNLPPVHPGEILKEEYILERGLTITEVAVGLGISRSTLSAVVNEQARITPELAVKLSEAFGNTSQFWINLQRNYELWHAEKNVDRSRIRHFNKGRNLQSA, via the coding sequence ATGATAAAGAGAAACCTGCCGCCGGTACATCCGGGTGAAATTTTAAAAGAAGAATACATACTGGAACGTGGGTTGACAATTACCGAAGTTGCCGTAGGATTAGGTATTAGCAGGAGTACATTGTCGGCTGTTGTAAATGAACAAGCGAGAATCACTCCGGAGCTTGCGGTAAAATTGTCGGAAGCCTTTGGAAACACGTCTCAATTTTGGATTAACCTGCAAAGGAATTACGAGTTATGGCACGCTGAAAAAAACGTCGACCGATCTCGTATCAGGCACTTCAACAAAGGCCGTAATTTACAATCAGCATAA
- a CDS encoding DUF1801 domain-containing protein: MKEIDQFFMNKPEPARSCMSALRHLILKFDMSVAEIWRYSMPFYTFEGKRFCYIWVEKKTGRPYIGIVDGKLIEHPFLIAEKRTRMKIIPIDPAEDLPLELIYEIFQQAINAVKR, encoded by the coding sequence ATGAAAGAGATCGACCAGTTTTTCATGAACAAGCCCGAACCGGCCAGAAGTTGTATGAGCGCATTGCGGCATCTTATTCTGAAATTTGATATGAGCGTTGCCGAAATATGGAGGTATTCAATGCCTTTTTACACTTTCGAAGGCAAGCGGTTTTGCTACATATGGGTCGAAAAGAAGACGGGAAGGCCATATATTGGAATCGTGGACGGGAAACTCATTGAGCATCCGTTTCTGATCGCTGAGAAACGGACGCGCATGAAGATCATACCGATAGATCCGGCCGAGGACCTGCCATTGGAGTTGATATATGAAATATTCCAGCAGGCGATTAACGCTGTCAAGCGCTAG
- a CDS encoding ferritin — MRDLLRQRTSLKEEIEILLNNQVKMEAEASAKYLAMASWCDRNGFRNSAKYFMKQSGEEREHMVKIFNYLMFVGGTAVSPEVPAVKQEFASLRSVFETALQSEIAVTQSINRIVTQSRKEEDYATENFLQWFVSEQTEEEDNARRAIELFDVIGEAGSGLYLIDKAIGKIGSDE, encoded by the coding sequence ATGAGAGATTTATTAAGACAACGGACTTCCCTCAAAGAGGAAATAGAAATACTTTTGAACAACCAGGTTAAAATGGAAGCGGAAGCTTCGGCCAAATATTTAGCAATGGCCTCCTGGTGTGACCGTAACGGTTTCAGAAATAGCGCCAAATATTTCATGAAACAATCGGGTGAAGAAAGAGAACATATGGTGAAGATTTTCAATTACCTGATGTTCGTTGGAGGTACCGCAGTTTCTCCGGAAGTTCCAGCTGTTAAGCAAGAATTTGCTTCTTTGAGAAGTGTTTTCGAAACTGCACTTCAAAGCGAAATCGCTGTTACACAATCCATTAACCGCATTGTTACGCAAAGCCGCAAGGAAGAAGATTACGCAACTGAAAACTTCCTCCAGTGGTTTGTAAGCGAGCAGACAGAAGAAGAAGACAACGCACGTCGCGCTATCGAGCTTTTTGATGTGATCGGCGAAGCGGGATCAGGATTGTACCTGATCGATAAGGCCATCGGCAAAATCGGTTCTGACGAATAA
- a CDS encoding HPP family protein, protein MLKKHIKRNARLMRYVIYKETLIDFRDHFWTFVGSFLGIGLIGFLNEKSFTDSDNLFLIGSFGASSVLIYGIVNSPLAQPRNLIGGHVICALVGVTIHKIVPDQVWLSSAFAVSLSIVFMQVTKTLHPPGGATALIANIGSEKIRGLGYMYVLSPVLTGVLILLTVAVVINKWAAHRRYPANKNWYKIWDRKYR, encoded by the coding sequence ATATTGAAAAAGCATATTAAACGAAATGCGCGGTTAATGCGCTATGTGATTTATAAAGAGACTCTTATCGATTTTCGGGATCATTTCTGGACATTTGTAGGCTCATTTCTTGGAATTGGTCTCATTGGTTTTCTGAATGAAAAAAGTTTTACGGATTCCGACAACCTGTTTTTGATCGGATCGTTCGGCGCATCGTCGGTATTGATATACGGCATTGTAAACAGCCCGCTTGCGCAACCTCGAAACCTGATTGGCGGCCACGTGATATGCGCACTGGTAGGCGTAACGATCCACAAGATCGTTCCTGATCAGGTCTGGCTTTCTTCCGCTTTTGCCGTTTCACTATCCATTGTTTTCATGCAGGTTACCAAGACGCTGCACCCCCCAGGCGGCGCCACAGCATTGATAGCCAACATTGGATCAGAAAAAATAAGAGGCCTGGGGTATATGTATGTGCTGAGTCCTGTCTTAACCGGTGTTTTGATTTTATTGACAGTCGCGGTCGTTATTAACAAATGGGCTGCTCACCGGAGATATCCCGCCAATAAAAACTGGTATAAAATCTGGGACCGGAAATACCGATAA
- a CDS encoding GNAT family N-acetyltransferase yields the protein MLILNFDPFPAFETERLRFHSLSMEHAEKLYHLRGNVLAMKYIGKPVLRSEAEAIELIDAYNRNLRERTGITWGISFKDAPGLIGTIGYHKTDPLNYRGEIGYMIHPDHWFKGIMSEALKKVLDYGFNEIGFHSIEAKINPENNQSRNILLKHNFVKEAYFKESFFENGTFHDTEVYSLIANPVH from the coding sequence ATGCTGATTCTGAACTTTGATCCCTTTCCAGCTTTTGAGACAGAACGCCTCCGCTTTCATTCACTATCCATGGAGCATGCCGAAAAATTGTATCACCTCAGGGGCAATGTGCTTGCTATGAAGTACATTGGAAAGCCCGTGTTGAGGTCGGAGGCAGAAGCGATTGAACTGATTGATGCCTATAACAGAAATTTACGCGAACGTACCGGCATTACCTGGGGGATCTCGTTTAAGGATGCGCCTGGATTGATCGGGACGATCGGTTACCATAAAACGGACCCGCTCAATTACAGGGGTGAGATAGGGTACATGATCCATCCCGATCATTGGTTCAAAGGAATCATGAGCGAGGCTTTGAAGAAAGTGCTGGATTATGGTTTCAATGAGATAGGCTTTCACAGCATTGAGGCAAAGATAAATCCCGAAAACAACCAGTCGCGGAACATCCTATTGAAACACAACTTTGTCAAGGAAGCCTATTTTAAAGAGAGTTTTTTTGAAAATGGAACATTCCACGATACAGAGGTGTATTCGCTGATTGCCAATCCGGTCCACTGA